The genomic stretch AAAACTGAGGTGATGACGCCGATTGCCAGTGTGACAGCAAAACCGCGCACGGGCCCTGCCCCCATGAAGAACATGATGGCTGCGGCGAAAAAAGTTGTCAGGTTGGCATCAAAGATCGCGCTGAAGGCTTTTTCATAACCGGTCTGAACAGCCACAACCGCCGTTTTGCCTGCTTTGATTTCTTCACGGATACGCTCGAAGATCAGCACATTGGCATCCACCGCCATGCCAATCGTCAGTACGATCCCGGCAATCCCCGGCAAGGTGAGTGTAGCCCCCAAAAGCGAAAGCGCGCCAGCAATCAATACAACATTGGCAATAAGGGCTATATCCGCATAAAGACCGAAACGGCCATAAGAGATGGCCATGAAGATAACCACGCCCGCAAAACCGATAATGAGGGCAATCGTTCCTGCCCGAACGGAGTCAGCGCCAAGATCCGCCCCAACTGTTCTTTGCTCAATCGTCTGGAGAGGTGCCGGCAAAGCACCTGCACGGATCAGCAGCGCAAGGTCAGCGGCTTCCTGTGGGGAAAAACTGCCGGTAATACGGCTTTGCGGGGTATTGATGACGGTCTGGATGCGCGGCGCGGAAATAATCACATCATCGAGGACGATGGCAAAAAGCTGCCCCACATTATTGCGCGTTGTCTCGTAAAACCGGCGCTGCCCGTCCCGGTCAAAAGAGATGTTAACCTGAAAGCCGCCCTGATCCTGATTGGGGGATGCACTTGCGTCAGTGATCTTGTCGCCCGTCACTTCGGCCGACTCGAAGATCACCAGATCAACCCCAAGGTCTTCACTTGGCAGAATTTTGCGGTTCGGCGGGAGGAAAGAGCGTGCCTCCTCTACGGGGATAGAGCTGTCCACCATATGGAAACTCAACTGCCCTTCCGCGTTGATGATGTTTTTCAGGCGCTCAGAATCTTCATCTCCGGGTACCTGCACAACCAGACGGTTGTCACCCTGACGCTGGATAATCGGCTCGGTTGTACCAAGACTGTCGATCCGCTGGCGCACCGCCTCGATGGAATCATTAACGGCAGTATCAGCATAGAATGCCTGGGCCTCAGAGGTCAGGGTCATGGCGAATGTGACATCGTCAATCTTCTCCAGCCGTGCATTGCGGGCGACCGCACCTATCCCCCCAACCGGCTCGATGAGATCGTCCAGCCGCCGCTCGGCTTCAGCAGAGTCTGCTGCATCGCGGATCTGGATTGTGACGGTATTGCCGGAGATTGTCGGCGGTGAAAACGTGATCCGTTCCAAACCATCCGCTGCCCGACCACGCAATGTTGTGCGCATGTCAGAGCGGAGATTTTCAACACGGTCGGTGATGACCTTATCCGTATCCACTTCCAGCAACAGATAAGAGCCACCCTGAAGGTCAAGGCCAAGCGTAATGCGTGTATCTGGCAATCCCCAGGGCTTTGCATCTTCAGCGAAAAAGTTAGGAAGCATCAGCCAGACACCAAGCGCGATAAACGCAGCGATCAAGCCCTGTTGCCATCTTGAAAATTGAAGCATTCTACTGGTCCTGTCCGACACACATCAGGAAAGATGGCCGGTCGTACTGATTATTTTTTTTCTTTGTCTTTACCGGCATTTTTATCAGCCGGCTCGGTTTTGGACGGCACATCACTCAGGGTCGATTTCATCACATTGACCTGAACACCATCAGCGATCTCGACAATAATTTCCTCGCTATTTTCAGGCACTTTGACAACCTTGCCCACAAGACCACCTGCCGTCACAACCTTGTCACCACGACGCACTGACATGACCATTTCCTGATGCTTTTTACGCGCCTGCTGTTGCGGGCGGATCAGCAGAAACCAGAAGGCCACGAAAATAAATACGAACGGGATGAGCTGCACCAATGGGTTTGCGGCAGCCGGGGCACCTGCTGCCGTTGCAGCAAAGGCGGTCAATGTGAACATCCAAATTCTCCTTGAGGGGCCCCTTATCAGTCGGGCCATGAAACCAAGTCTGACGATATATAACGATTAGCGTTCCGGATGCAATGCGCCCGATTGGCTTCCTGCGGTTTACGCCACATTAACTACGACAGGCCTAAATAAGCAGGATAATTGCGACTGTTATTCAGGCCATGGAAGACCTTCAGTACATCTTCAATATCGGCTTCGCGGGAAGTGACTTCTGGCGGGCGCTCTGGGTCGGTCTGGTTGCCTCCCTGCTGGCAACACGCAAGTTTCGCCCCTGGAAAGTCGGGATTCTCGCCTTCTTCTTCGACCGTGCCTGGCCGTTTTATTCCATGCACCTGCACGGGTATGAAACGGAAGCAATCTGGGCCGCCTTCTGGGCCACAATCATGTCCATCCCGCAGGATATTACCTATTATGTGGTCCGGTATCTTGGCATTCTCGGGCTGGTTTATCTCGGCTACAATATACGCCGCATCATCCATGGCGGGCACAAGCCGAAAGAGCAGCGCCCGGCCGGCAGCCTGTATCCCTACTAGAATAAACGCCCCTGTACCCCGCCTTGAGCCATTGTCCGCGTCGCTGGGGGTCAATCAGTCCCTGAAATTCTTGTATTGCAGCGGTTGCTCCAGCCCCATCTCCTTGACCAGAGAGATCGCGGCTTGCAGGTCGTCACGTTTTTTGCCCGTGACGCGCAGCTCTTCCCCCTGAATGGCCACCTGCACTTTCATTTTCGAGTCCTTGATGTACTTGGTAATTTTTTTCGCAAGATCGCGATCCAGTCCCTGCTTCACCAGCACATTCT from Parvularcula sp. IMCC14364 encodes the following:
- the yajC gene encoding preprotein translocase subunit YajC, producing MFTLTAFAATAAGAPAAANPLVQLIPFVFIFVAFWFLLIRPQQQARKKHQEMVMSVRRGDKVVTAGGLVGKVVKVPENSEEIIVEIADGVQVNVMKSTLSDVPSKTEPADKNAGKDKEKK
- the secD gene encoding protein translocase subunit SecD, with translation MLQFSRWQQGLIAAFIALGVWLMLPNFFAEDAKPWGLPDTRITLGLDLQGGSYLLLEVDTDKVITDRVENLRSDMRTTLRGRAADGLERITFSPPTISGNTVTIQIRDAADSAEAERRLDDLIEPVGGIGAVARNARLEKIDDVTFAMTLTSEAQAFYADTAVNDSIEAVRQRIDSLGTTEPIIQRQGDNRLVVQVPGDEDSERLKNIINAEGQLSFHMVDSSIPVEEARSFLPPNRKILPSEDLGVDLVIFESAEVTGDKITDASASPNQDQGGFQVNISFDRDGQRRFYETTRNNVGQLFAIVLDDVIISAPRIQTVINTPQSRITGSFSPQEAADLALLIRAGALPAPLQTIEQRTVGADLGADSVRAGTIALIIGFAGVVIFMAISYGRFGLYADIALIANVVLIAGALSLLGATLTLPGIAGIVLTIGMAVDANVLIFERIREEIKAGKTAVVAVQTGYEKAFSAIFDANLTTFFAAAIMFFMGAGPVRGFAVTLAIGVITSVFTAYVLTRVFTGGYVLNKRPKALTI